Within the Tursiops truncatus isolate mTurTru1 chromosome 19, mTurTru1.mat.Y, whole genome shotgun sequence genome, the region CGGTGACAGGTGAGGAGGTCTCTGCTCTGCCCTCAGGTTTGCCCCAGGTCCCTGGACCCTGTCCCCAGCTGTGTCCTCCGTCCACaggctcccctgccccctcctgacCCCCAAACCCTCTGGTTCCCTCTTCCGTCTGCACACACATCTCTCTGCCTTCACACCTGGCTCAGGTCCCTGGAGCCTGGTCTCACCTGGACACCACGGTGACCTGGGCACTCAGCCCCAGCATCAGGGTGGGCACAGAGCTGTCCCTGCTGGGCTGGCGGGGGGTGCGCTTCCAGAGATGGGGTGAGGACAGACCCCTTCAAGGGAACCTGTGTCTTTTCCCTCAGATGGTGTCGACTGTCCTTTCCACTGGGTGAGAATCTGTGGGCCCTAGGCCATGTGTCCCCTGTGGTGTGGCCCACCCTCCATCGGGCACATCACATGGTCCTAGACCCCTGACCAGGGCTGGATGGTGCTTTGGGGGACCTCTGGGATGAGGCCGTCCCTGTCCCTGTGTGCAGTCAGCCCCCAGGATGTCCTGGAGTCAGCGCCCACTGGGGACACTTCGACCCCCTCCACACCCTCCTGGGGCACTGACCCCGCCATGCTGCTTTGGGGACACAGGAGTTCACGTACAGAGGACACCCGCTTAAATATGCTACCAAATGGGACAACCTGGAGAAGGGCTAATCTTATTAATACcgaggaaatattttcttctcgtCTCGTGTGCACCAGACAGCCTCCTGCCGTGGGACTGATGCACATGGTGAATGAGGAGAAAGGGTCCCTGGCTTCCCAGACTTTAGCGGGAGAATTCATTAGAATGAATAATAGGGATGTATATAAGTATACATgggcatataaaaatataaacatataactTACAATGTAAAATTTCAGATCTATAATTTAAGTAAATTAGAATACAGTTACACTattaaatatataagtaatacaatataatatacaTTACTATATTGTTACATGAGTAATGTGTGTTATATATTGTTATCGTGTATCAGGTATTACTATAATCTGTATATGTAATATTAAAATGTGTaccataatatatattaaatatgtataattgatataatttttatgtatagaataattatgtataatttaaattattcatataaattaaattatacatatgtaagttaaaaacacataatttaaaatatattaatatatatagtatatatatttatatatttatattatatatattatagttatatatatattaaaatatatttatatttactatttaggcattaagcatatttatataatatgtaatatacattACAGATGTAAACATATTGCTATATATTATTTGTACGGGTATAACATATATGCTATTCTAAATCGTAGTAAATGTCAGCAGGGGAAGCTCAGGCAGCAATGGCGTTAAAACGCAGGATGGGGTCGTGGATCCTGGACCAAGGACACAGTATTGAGGAAAGGATGCTccaagaaatgaaattttctatTGTAAAGGACGTTGAGGACTCAACCTCTggagcagtgggagggagggggcgctgACCAGAAGAGGGGATGAAGCGCTCCAACCTTGTGGGTGTACCAGCCCCCAAGACCTCAGTTGGACCGCCTGTAAAATGAGCCATGCTGAGCACAGCACTTAGGAGATGTAAAGGAGGTTATGGACAAAAGGCGCATGCGTGGAGTGCAGCTCGTGGCGGGTGCTGCATCCTCTCACCTGCTAAAGGCTGGGCTTCAGGCAGCTCGAGGACATCGGGTCTTGGCTTCTTGACTCACAGAAGAGCATTTCCGCCCCATCAGGGATTGCTGCGAAAAACAGAAGAGATCAGACATGGGGATTCTTGTGTTTGGCGTGGGAACCCAGAAGGAGGTGAGCAGGCAGAGGTTCCCGCTCTCGATTCCTGCTGGGTTTCCGTCTCTGTAAAGGTTGCACAAAGCGCGGAGAGCAGCGCCGTCCCACGCAGCCTCCTGCAGGAAGGAGATGCTGTGTATCTGCGTCATCCCGGGAGGGTGTCATTAGCCAGGGGTAGTGCAGTGGCTAGTGCAGCTGGCGATCTGACTTGTAACTTTAGTTAACCTGAATTTCAGTGAAAATTGTCCCGCGTGACTACCGTGGTGGTAACCATCCTCACAGCAAGGTCCATGGGGCTCTTCTAGAGGGAGCAGGTCGGGGTCCGGGGAGGAGACCCcttggaggtggggatgggggactCAGAGGCTTCTCTGTCCAGATCAGGCCTCTGACCCAGACCCTCCTCACTCCTCGGAGACACAGACGCATCCGCAGGACAATGACCGTCCTGATGGGCGAGGGGGACGCAGAAGCACGAGCCCGGTGCGTGTTCTTTGGGGAAAGAAGGGGCTTTGGTGCCGGTCATATCCCAGCTTGACCAGTGCCCTGCGGACAGAGGACTCCAGCGCTCAGATCCGGTTTTGTAAAGTGGAGATCATGTCACAGGACTATTGGGCATGAGAGATTTATGTGTAAGTGGGGACACGACAAGCGCCCAGCGCGTGGTGGGCATGCCGCCGGTAATCGGATTCCACCCTCCCACCTCCCGCAGGCCTGCCGACAGAGCACCTTTATATTCTCATTGGGGTCCCTGTGGCCTTTCTCCTTTGTCTCCTTCTCCTGGGCCTTTTCCTCCTCCATCGTCGGCACGAGAGAAAACGGGGTAGGTCTCAGGGACAGGGTGGGGTGACCCAGGCAGGCTGTTTGGGGTGCTGGGAAGAAGGCTTCTCTTCTGAATTCACACCCGACTGTCCCCAGGGCCCCCAAGAAGCAAAGGTGAGGAGCAGAGGCCCCAGGAGAGGTGAGGCTCCTGGGAGTGACCCCCGGGCCCCCAACCCCCTGCTCCCAGGCAGCCCCGAGGGCTCACGTGTTCTCTCCCCTCAGGCTCAGCCCCGCTGTTGACGTCGCAGATGAGACACCAGGTAAAGACAAGGATGGGGGACAGGTCTGGGAGCGGGGAAGTGGGGATTCAGTGCCATCAGGAAGCAATGTGGTAGGGGGTGTTCGAGAGCATTCTAGAATGTTCCAGATGGGGTGGGAGACCAAATATGAAGCTATGAGGTCAGACGTATTTGCCCCCTAAGGTCCACCCCAGAGAACTGACCCCTTGTCCTCTCCCTGCCAGATCTGGCCACTGTCGACAGACTTCCTGAGAAGAGTGGGGAAGTGGACACCTCAGTAAGTGCTTGCATTAGTCACCTCCTGCTGGGTACCAAAGCCCCTGAAATTAGCAGCTTAACAAAATCATCTCAGTTTCCTGGGCCAGGAATTAGGAATCGGATCAGCTGGGCGGTGGTGGCTCATGGTCTGTCCTGATGTCGCTGTCAAGATGCCAACCAGGGCTGCATTCATCGGAGGCTCAACTGAAGCTGGAAGATCCACTTCCACAATGGCTCAGTCCCCTGGCTGTGGGGAGGAGCCCCATTTCCCCACCACACGGGCTCCTCCATGGGGGCCGGCCTCCCCCAGCAGGAGGGACCCCAAAGAGGGAGGAACAGAAGGCACACTGTCCTCTGTGGCCTCCCCTACAGGTGGCCCTCactctgccatattctattggtcacaCAGACCAACCCTGCTTCTCTGCGGGAGGGGACTACACAACGGCGACTCAGGAGGTGGGATGTGCGGGGGCACCTGGCGTCTGGCGACCAAAGTCttcccctcccacagcccctccctcacctcagcCACCCATACTCACCCTGAGtctctctcctcaggcctctgctGCAGGAGGCCCCCAGGAGGTGATATATGCCCAGCTGGACCACCCGGACCTCACACAGAGGGTGGCCAGAGCTGTGTCCCCACTGTCCACAGAGCCCACAGCCAAGTCCAGCATGTATGCAGTCCTTGCCAGAAACTgaccccaggcccacctggcCTCTGCACTAAAGACACAGGAGGGCACTCTTGCAAAAGCCTGCAGTGGACATTTGGAGGGTTTCCCTGTGGAATCGGCCCTTCCTGAAGTCATCCGGTCAATTCTCCTGCTGGCAAGAGCTGGAGTCCTGAGACCCCCCAATCAACTTCTAGGAGATTCATTCACCATGTGGCCCCTCCCACAATGAACTAGCTCCTTGGAGAGGACGTGTAGCACTTGTTTCAGAGACCCGCTGTGGTCCCTTGGCTGTTTCCAGAGAACCAGCTATAGTGCTTGGCTGTTTCCAGAGACCCAGCTGCAGTCTCTTGGCCGTTTCTAGAGACCCAGCTATGGTCCTACAGTCGCCCAGCTGATTCCAGATATGTCCTGTGaatcctcccctgcccccagagaCCCGTTTTGTCTTCTCAGCCGACTGTACGAACCTTCCTAGAGTTCAGTTGTTGATCTTGAATCTGGGCTACGCTTATGCGGCTCATTGCTGTTTTCTGGATCATGCTTCACCTTGTTCATCAATAAATGTCCTCACAGGCCCAACTGCGTCAGCCCTGCGTGTGGTGCCGGGGTACACAGGTTCTAGgtcccagtctctgcctccacagTCACTCAAAACTTAGTGAGGGAAACGACAAAAAGGGCATCCTTGTTTTCTGATTCAAGTGTGTCTCAGGGATGAGAGAGGGAGATGTCTGAGGGGACTTCTGTCTGGGTGAAGGCGCAGGCCTGCCCCACCTGATACAGCTGCCATCCCCCCGCCATGTGCACGCCCACGAATGCACACATGTACTGTACAAACGCATATACTTATGCACACACCCACACGCATGGACACGTGTGGAGTGGGCGAGGGAGTTGATGAGACCACGACTGCACACGGAGGGTCCCTCAGGCTTTAGGTCCACCCAGAGGAACATGCAGGTCCCCATTTCCCACCCCTACTCCAGTTCATCCCCACTGGACGCCATGCATTCTCCAAACACAAGAGGACCCATCAGCTGTAGGACACTGTCCTTGATCTGACCTTCACCCCGTCACCTGGCTAATGCCCTTCAGGTTTGGGATTGGAGGCTGTTCATCCCAACAAGCTTGCAGTTGCTGCTGTAACGAACCCCTCACATAGGGGCACCAAACAACACAACTTATTATCCTACAGTTCAGGAGCTCAGAGGCTAACATGTTAACTGGGCTAAAATCAGGGGTCAGCAGGGCTGCGCTCCTTCTGAAGCCTCCAGGACAGAGCCCATTCCTTTACCTTTAGCAGCGTCTGGGGGCCGTCTGCATTCCTCGGCTCGGGGCCCCTTCCTCCGCCTTCAAGGAGAACTGTAGCCTCTGCAAATCCTCCCTCTGACTAGGACCCCTGCTTCTGTGGTCgcacctccttccctctctctcacctgcctcctccctcttacaaggaccctggtgattacattgggtccaccTGGAACATACAAGCTCATTCCCCCCCCCCTTGAGATCCCTAACtcaatcacacctgcaaagaccctttttgcACCTAAGGTAACACAGCAGTTGGCTCCAGGGCGTCGGATGCGGACATCTTTGGGGCTGTTATTCTGTCTACCTGAGCGGGTGTCGGGCCTCAGCACCACCTCCGCTTGTGGGCTCCTCTGGGCTTGAATGCCTCACTCTGAATTCTAAGTACCTCCTTGCAGGAATGTTTCCTTCTTCCACTAGCTTGTGAAATGATCAATGTTTGAGAGTCTATTCCTTGTGTCCCTAGAACCTCTACGTAAGAGGAGGTCGGGGAGGAAGCAGTGGAGACTGGAAACGCACCCCACAACCCgttaacccccccacccccacccggtGCTCAAAGTGACAGGAGGTCCCTGTGTGACAGGACTGGCTGCTCACCAGCACCGTGTCCTCCCTTCCTGGGCTCCCAGCGAgatgatctccccagcctccctgcagTTATGTGTGTCCTGGGATGAAGTTCACAGTGGCATGTGAGCTGGATGGACGGAGCTTCTTCCAAGCCTGGCCCGTGATCCTCCCACACAAGATCCTCACGGCTCTTCCCTTCTGCTGATGGGTATGGATgccctgggtgaccttggacccACACGCTGAGTGTGGCACCTGGTTCCCAGGATGACCCCATAGAGTAGAGCCTGCTGTACCCCTTGTATTAGTCAGATTTCAGGTTTCTCTAAAGCTGATGCTTTAACATGGGTCATACATGCATATGCTAGTGTGAAAATTAATACAGGGAAACCTAATTTAAAACGGAGTTGCGAAGCCCTAAAGGGGAGCTCTCTCACCCCTACCCTCTGCTGCAGCTTACTTTACATTCCTGGGCAGGAAGAAGCTTGATTTTCAGAAGGATGATTTTCTCCTCGCCCAGCAACAGCCCAACCAATGAAAAGAGCAACAGGCTAGCCAATGAGAAACAGTCACAACTTAGCCAATGAGAAACAGCACCAGCTCAGCTAATGAGAAACAgcaacaactcagccaatgagaaaACAGCCTCAGCCCAGCCAATGAGAAACAGCACCAGCTCAGCTAATGAGAAACAGCACCAGCTCAGCTAATGAGAAACAgcaacaactcagccaatgagaaaACAGCCTCAGCCCAGCCAATGAGAAACAGTCACAACCTTGCCAATGAGAAACAGCAAagctcagccaatgagaaaaACAGCCTCAGCCCAGCCAATGAGAAACAGTCACAACCTAGCCAAGGAGAAACAGCAAAGCCCAGCCAATGAGAAACCACCACCAGCCTGACCTCTTGGTTTTCTCCAAGGGACTTTCAGTCAAAGCAGCCCCTTCcagcttcctcctttttctctgtaaAGTAACATTCCTCTTCCTTGTTCTCTGGACTTGACTGTGGTTTGCCATAGTTTGAATGTCCTGAATCGCAATTCCTCTGCCATTCCTAAATAAACTCATTTTGCCcgtaaaataacatttaattttaaggTCGACACTGGACACACCTTTTCCTAGATGACCCGATAATATGCCTGAGTCACTTGCATTGTCCCCCCGCCTCCTccctcactgccccccaccctgccccagctcCTGAGCAAGAATCCTCTTCCTGGGGTGCACTTATCAAATACAAACCAGTCAACCCAGAGTCCACACCGCACCCCCTCCTTTATGGGGGTCCACAGTCTGGGCCACGACCCACCTGCCCTTGTCACGCTAGGGCCAAGCACATGACAACTAGGGACGCCCCCTCCACCCCAGAACCCGCTGAAATCATTAATCCAGCCAATCCCATGCCTGCTTACCCTTTCCTGCCCATTCCTTCTTGTGGAAACCACAGTAAAGGCTCCCATTTTCCCCTCACTCCAtctccttctttctgtctctggtgCTTCCCTACGTGGCCCTGGTGGGTGGCATGCATGCCCCCTCCTCCTGGGAACTGTgatgaaatatcttttcaatgGCAGGCGTCTCCTGATCTGCTCACATTTTAGAATTAACACACAGTATTTTAAAGCACCTCCCTGCTGAGCTGGAATCAGCTTCACCTGTTTCATGGAAGAGGCTCTAATTCCTATCACGTGAGTCGTTACACTTTTGGGTCTATTGGCTGCAATAGTTACACAGCTGAAACGCACAGTGAGACGGCCTCCGCCCGGGTAAGGGCTTACCCTGCCTTGGCTGCGCAGAAAGCAGACCCCCATATCTGCCTAAGTCTGCTCGTCATCTTCTGTTCCACGTGCACAATGTCAGTCCGCCCAGTGCCCTCTGAATTCCACACCTGGGAGACCTCATGCCTCTCTCCCTGACCCCGCCCCCGCTCCATCACTGACACGTGGGCGGGCCTCATGGACGTGTTATATGAACAGATATAACCAAATATATTCTTTCCTCATGTCAGTTCACACAGATTTAGATCCGTCCACAACTGCCCACTTGATTACTTAGCCTTGTTGCTGAAGCTACAGGGCTTCTAAACAAGGCCGCTCCGTGCTGTCTCAACATGGAAACACTTGGGATCTGCACGACCACGTCTCCGGAGCGGGACCAGCTGCGCCGCCAAGGAGGAGGGGTCACCGGGAGCCCCTCGCCCGGAGAGCCCCGATCCCGCTGTGAGTGGGACGTGTAGGTGGTCACCGCCCTACTTAGGGGTCAGACCTGCGGTTCCCACTCAGATTCAAACGAAACgttacggcttccctggtggcacagtggttgagagtgcgcctgccgatgcacgggacacgggttcgtgtcccggtccgggaagatcccacatgccgtggagcggttaggcccgtgagccgtggccgctgagcctgcgcgtccggagcctgtgctccgcagcgggagaggccacaacagtgagaggcccgcataccgcaaaaaactaaaaacaacaaaaaaacgaaACATTAGCCTGAAGACCCGCTAGGAGGCGCCAGCATTGAGTTCTCAATTTTTTTCGTCTTGTGTATCTTTTTGATAGAAACATAAGAAACCTGCATGCCTGTTACAGGCCTggtatttaaaatgttcttatatatcttaagaatattttaaaaattcaaccgAGATTCAGCCAGCTCTTAAAATGGTGCAATGGCTCTTTTAGTTCTATGCAAACATTAGCATATTTAAACTTTGTACAAACCCTCCACAGAATGCcctattcttttcacttttttttgaacaactttattggagtataattgctttataatggtgtgttagtttctgctttataacaaagtgaaccagctatacatatacatatgtccccgtatctcctccctcttgcgtctccctcccacactccctatcacacccctctaggtggtcacaaagcaccgagctgatctccctgtgctatgtggctgcttcccactagttatctattttacatttggtagtgaatataagTCCACGCTACTCTCTCAcatcgtcccagtttaccctaccccctccctgtgaactcaagtccattctctatgtctgcatctttattcctgtcctgccactatggtcttcaaaacctttttttttttttagtttccatatatatgcattagcatacagtatttgtttttctctttctgacttacttcactctatatgacagactctaggtccatccacctcactacaaataactcaatttcgtttctttttatggctgagtaatattccattgtacatatatgccacatcttctttatccattcatctgtcgatggacacttaggttgcttccaggtcttggctattgtaaacactgctgcaatgaatactggaGTGCaagtatccttttggaccatgtttttctccagatatatgcccaggagtgggtctgcaggatcatatggtagctctatttttacttctttatggaacctccatactgttctccatagtggctgcaccaacttacattcccaccaacagtgcaggagggttcccttctctccacaccctctccagcatttattgtttgtggattttttgatgatggccattctgactggtgtgaggtgatacctcattgtagttttgacttgcatttctctaataattagcgatgttgaacatcgtttcatgtgcctcttggccatccgtatatcttttttggagaaacgtctatttaggtcttctgcccattttttcattaggttgtttgttttgatgatattaagcctcatgagctgtttgtaaattttggagactaatcccttgtcagtcacatcatctgcaacaaatattttctcccaatccgtgggctgtctttttgttttgtttatggtttcctttgctgtgcagaagattttgaGTTTAACAAGCTTTTCTTCTTGAACTAGACAAGTTGATACTAAGCtccatatggaaaaagaaaaacgtaAGAATACTTAGGAAAACACACGAAGAGAAGAGCTATGCGGGTAGTGGGGACGAGATCAACCAGAAATTAAAACACACCATACGGCCTCTGAGTCGTGAGGAAATAAGAAAGCCTAGATCCGTCTGCTTATTATGACAGAAGAAACACAAGAAGGACTGGCCGTGTTTTACAGGCATTTAAAAGTACTGGGATATTATAAACAATGTGATTCCACGTGAATGGGTGCGTTTGGGAGAAGAGACGCTTTTGCTATGGCATAGGGTCAGTAGCTGCTAAACTTATAAAGTGAAAATTTAATAAGGAGCAGGATACGTACAAACTCTCAAAGTACCTCCCCACGGACCAGTgattaattacaaaggggaaataACAGCCTTACTCTGGAGAAACCTGGGGCCGAATTAACCAAGTCAGGAAAGACCCAATCACCAAAAAGGAGAAACAAGGACAATATGGCTTGAGTGGTATTCCACCCCAAAATGCACAACTGGCATCTAACCAGGAAGTGCTTTGGGCAAACCTCCTGCTCTGTGTGTATCACGCTTCCTTTCTCT harbors:
- the LAIR1 gene encoding leukocyte-associated immunoglobulin-like receptor 1 isoform X1, whose product is MSPRPTTLLGLVLCLGHTMHTQAGTLPSCSTRAEPDSVSPQGWPVTIVCRGPAGAEEFRLERKDDRNDFKDEKTVFQIGPHQTEARFGITTVSGDAAQHYQCLYRKGNHWSEPSEPLDLAVTGIAAKNRRDQTWGFLCLAWEPRRRPADRAPLYSHWGPCGLSPLSPSPGPFPPPSSAREKTGAPKKQRLSPAVDVADETPDLATVDRLPEKSGEVDTSASAAGGPQEVIYAQLDHPDLTQRVARAVSPLSTEPTAKSSMYAVLARN
- the LAIR1 gene encoding leukocyte-associated immunoglobulin-like receptor 1 isoform X2; protein product: MSPRPTTLLGLVLCLGHTMHTQAGTLPSCSTRAEPDSVSPQGWPVTIVCRGPAGAEEFRLERKDDRNDFKDEKTVFQIGPHQTEARFGITTVSGDAAQHYQCLYRKGNHWSEPSEPLDLAVTGLPTEHLYILIGVPVAFLLCLLLLGLFLLHRRHERKRGPPRSKGEEQRPQERLSPAVDVADETPDLATVDRLPEKSGEVDTSASAAGGPQEVIYAQLDHPDLTQRVARAVSPLSTEPTAKSSMYAVLARN
- the LAIR1 gene encoding leukocyte-associated immunoglobulin-like receptor 1 isoform X4, with product MSPRPTTLLGLVLCLGHTMHTQAGTLPSCSTRAEPDSVSPQGWPVTIVCRGPAGAEEFRLERKDDRNDFKDEKTVFQIGPHQTEARFGITTVSGDAAQHYQCLYRKGNHWSEPSEPLDLAVTDQASDPDPPHSSETQTHPQDNDRPDGRGGRRSTSPACRQSTFIFSLGSLWPFSFVSFSWAFSSSIVGTRENGGPQEAKVRSRGPRRGSAPLLTSQMRHQIWPLSTDFLRRVGKWTPQPLLQEAPRR
- the LAIR1 gene encoding leukocyte-associated immunoglobulin-like receptor 1 isoform X5 produces the protein MSPRPTTLLGLVLCLGHTMHTQAGTLPSCSTRAEPDSVSPQGWPVTIVCRGPAGAEEFRLERKDDRNDFKDEKTVFQIGPHQTEARFGITTVSGDAAQHYQCLYRKGNHWSEPSEPLDLAVTGIAAKNRRDQTWGFLCLAWEPRRRPADRAPLYSHWGPCGLSPLSPSPGPFPPPSSAREKTGAPKKQRLSPAVDVADETPDLATVDRLPEKSGEVDTSFPGPGIRNRISWAVVAHGLS
- the LAIR1 gene encoding leukocyte-associated immunoglobulin-like receptor 1 isoform X3 → MSPRPTTLLGLVLCLGHTMHTQAGTLPSCSTRAEPDSVSPQGWPVTIVCRGPAGAEEFRLERKDDRNDFKDEKTVFQIGPHQTEARFGITTVSGDAAQHYQCLYRKGIAAKNRRDQTWGFLCLAWEPRRRPADRAPLYSHWGPCGLSPLSPSPGPFPPPSSAREKTGAPKKQRLSPAVDVADETPDLATVDRLPEKSGEVDTSASAAGGPQEVIYAQLDHPDLTQRVARAVSPLSTEPTAKSSMYAVLARN